In one Accipiter gentilis chromosome 4, bAccGen1.1, whole genome shotgun sequence genomic region, the following are encoded:
- the TSPAN13 gene encoding tetraspanin-13 has translation MVCGGFACSKNCLCALNLLYTLVSLLLIGIAAWGIGFGLISSFRVVGVAIAVGIFLFLIALVGLIGAVKHHQVLLFFYMIILLLVFIVQFSVSCACLALNKEQQSQLLEVGWNNTNSARTDIERNLNCCGFRVFDLNETCSSDCFRSRQCQPCAPIIEEYSGMVLRFVGGIGLFFSFTEILGVWLTYRYRNQKDPRANPSAFL, from the exons CTGGTAAGCCTGCTGCTGATTGGAATTGCAGCATGGGGAATCGGCTTCGGCCTCATCTCTAGTTTCAGAGTTGTTGGAGTGGCAATTGCAGTAGGaattttcctcttccttattgccttagtgggtttgattGGTGCGGTGAAACATCATCAAGTATTGCTCTTCTTT TACATGATTATTCTTTTGCTAGTCTTTATTGTCCAGTTTTCTGTCTCCTGTGCCTGTTTGGCACTAAACAAGGAACAGCAG AGTCAACTTCTAGAGGTGGGATGGAATAACACCAACAGTGCGAGAACAGATATTGAGAGAAATCTGAATTGTTGTGGATTCAGAGTTTTTGATCTGAATGAAACCTGCTCCTCT GATTGTTTTAGAAGTCGCCAGTGTCAACCATGTGCACCTATAATAGAAGAATATTCTGGAATGGTGCTGAGATTTGTTGGAGGCATAGGACTCTTCTTCAGTTTCACAGAG atCCTGGGAGTCTGGCTGACGTATAGATACAGGAACCAAAAGGATCCCCGTGCAAACCCTAGTGCGTTTCTTTGA